GCCGACTCCGGAGAGCGCTGACTCGGGAGCGAAGGGCACCAGAATCTCGCCAGCCCAATCGCCGGGCTTCTCCGCGTCCTTCGCGGCGAGCGCGTAGCTCCAGAGGCCGTTCAGGTTGGCCCAGTTCTCACGCTGGAGTTGCGGGCGTGGATACTCGTCCCATGCATTGGCAGGGGTTACTTCCTTCGCCCACTTCGTCATGATCTTGCCTTCCACCGGCTTCCACTCGGCATGGGCCGCGGGAAGCGTGAGCAAGAGGGCTAGAAGAGATGTCGGTTTCATGGTCATAAAAGCGTTTGGTGGGGGATTCAAGAGGCCGAGTTAAGCTTCTTGTAGAGCTCGGTTTCGGCGGGATCGAAGGGCTTGCCGTCCTTGTGGAAGAGCTCGTGGAACCAGATCTTCGGCTCCTCGGTGAAGGTCTGCTTCCAGCTTTCCCATGGGTACTGCGTCTGGGTCTTGCCTGCGACGAGGCCCCATTGGTAGGCACCGACCTTCTTCTCCTTGAAGTAGGGGAGAATGTCCTGCAGGCGGCTGCCTGCGGTGCGCGCGAGATACTCGGTGCAGATGACCGGTCGGCCGTATTCGAAGAGCGGCTCGGTAAAGGACTTCGTCTTCGCGAGATCGCCGTAAACGTGGAAGGTCGTGACGTCGGAGTTATCGAGCTGGTAGGCATTCAGCGCGTCGCGCTTTTCCTTGGTGCTCCAGTCATTGGTCCACACGCCGATCGTAAGCGGCTGGGAGGGACGGACTTCCCAGGCCCACTCGAAGCACTTCTTCACCAGATCGAGCGAATACTTCGGCTTGTCCTCGAGTTCCACGGGGCCGTAGGCACTGCGGTTTGGATTGCCCGGTTCATTGTAGAGGTCCCAGACGACCACACGCTTGTCGTCCTTGAAGTGGGTGAGCACGCCCTTCACGTAGGGTTCCAGAGCGGCGCGCTTCGCGTCGTCCTTCAGCACCTCTTTGCCGGGGGACTGCACCCAGCCGGAG
This portion of the Luteolibacter luteus genome encodes:
- a CDS encoding cellulase family glycosylhydrolase — encoded protein: MKPTFRTLRLLPLLSLFAPCAFAEGQWTPEKAQEWAKSQPWLVGSNFTPSTAINQLEMWQAETFDPETIDRELGYAASCGMNSARVFLHNLLWEQDSEGLLKRMDQFLAIAAKHKIGIMFVLFDDVWDPNPKLGKQRDPKPHVHNSGWVQSPGKEVLKDDAKRAALEPYVKGVLTHFKDDKRVVVWDLYNEPGNPNRSAYGPVELEDKPKYSLDLVKKCFEWAWEVRPSQPLTIGVWTNDWSTKEKRDALNAYQLDNSDVTTFHVYGDLAKTKSFTEPLFEYGRPVICTEYLARTAGSRLQDILPYFKEKKVGAYQWGLVAGKTQTQYPWESWKQTFTEEPKIWFHELFHKDGKPFDPAETELYKKLNSAS